The DNA window AAAACCCAGAGGGTGGCCCAGGCCCTGGCGGCCAAGGGCATCGATGCCGAGGTGGCTCCCTGCATCGGCATGGACAGCCCCCTGAAGTTCCGCAACAAGGCCCTCTACAACGTGCTCAAGCAAAAGGGCAAGGCGGAGATCGGCTTTTTCAAAAAGCACAGCCACGAACTGGTGGCCACCGACGATTGCCCGGTGCAGGCCGACCAGGTTGCCCCCCTGGTGGCCCTGATGCGGGACTGGATGCGCGAATTCGGGGTGCTGGCCTATGACGAAGCCAGCCACAGCGGCCAAGTTCGTGGCCTGATGGTCCGTAACGGCCAACACAGCGGCCAGTGGCTGGGGGGGGTGGGGGG is part of the Gallaecimonas xiamenensis 3-C-1 genome and encodes:
- a CDS encoding class I SAM-dependent RNA methyltransferase, with protein sequence MANQPVILTIDSLTDKGDGIAQLDQRRIFVSGALPGEEVAVALKDVKPRYAQGELLYVRQASADRAEPFCAHSDCGGCQIGTLAYPAQLAMKTQRVAQALAAKGIDAEVAPCIGMDSPLKFRNKALYNVLKQKGKAEIGFFKKHSHELVATDDCPVQADQVAPLVALMRDWMREFGVLAYDEASHSGQVRGLMVRNGQHSGQWLGGVGG